Proteins from one Pseudoliparis swirei isolate HS2019 ecotype Mariana Trench chromosome 22, NWPU_hadal_v1, whole genome shotgun sequence genomic window:
- the ebag9 gene encoding receptor-binding cancer antigen expressed on SiSo cells, whose translation MPAPNCTCLATLLSFFKRLICRTGRGRKLSGDQITLPTTVDFSSSVPKQAEVEQWSSWDEDAPTSIKIEGGNGNVSPTGNEMDEEPDYFKDMTPNIRKTQKIVLKKREPLNYLVPDGSAGFSSRLAASQDMMTFSPPSGELGEMETWQEDSNAWEDESDAAWETELVLRQQKMAEREKRSMEQQRKKVEKEVQRMMKKDQKIAVKLS comes from the exons ATGCCAGCCCCAAACTGCACATGTCTAGCCACCTTACTCTCTTTCTTTAAAAGGTTGATATGCAG GACTGGAAGGGGTCGCAAGCTCAGTGGAGATCAAATAACTCTCCCAACAACAGTGGATTTTTCTTCCTCTGTTCCAAAACAG GCAGAGGTTGAACAATGGAGCTCTTGGGATGAAGATGCTCCTACGAGCATTAAGATTGAAGGTGGCAACGGAAACGTTTCCCCGACAGGCAACGAGATGGACGAAGAGCCCGACTACTTCAAGGACATGACTCCCAACATCAGGAAAACACAGAAG ATAGTGCTGAAGAAAAGGGAGCCGCTGAACTACCTGGTGCCTGATGGCTCGGCAGGTTTCTCCAGCCGACTGGCAGCCTCTCAGGACATGATGACCTTCAGTCCACCCTCA GGCGAACTGGGAGAAATGGAAACCTGGCAGGAGGACTCTAACGCCTGGGAGGACGAGTCCGATGCCGCCTGGGAGACCGAGCTAGTGCTCAG ACAACAGAAAATGGCCGAGCGGGAGAAGAGGTCCATGGAGCAGCAGAGGAAGAAGGTGGAGAAAGAGGTCcagaggatgatgaagaaggaCCAGAAGATTGCCGTCAAGCTCTCGTAA
- the LOC130213298 gene encoding dual specificity protein kinase Ttk-like, translated as MDQLDCLPTCRGVYQVLDHKKQLFAVKCVDVEEADAQTIESYKNEIEHLNRLQQYSDQIIKLYDYEITDSYIYMRMECGNLDLNTWLRNRKTVNPLERKFYWKNMLEAVQTIHKHGIVHSDLKPANFVIVNASLKLIDFGIANRIQPDVTSIMKDSQVGTLNYMSPEAIKDTSSQAGKARSKISPKGDVWSLGCILYCMTYGKTPFQRITNQIAKLHAIIDTSHQMEFPDIAEKDLLDVLKRCLVRNPRERISIAELLEHQYLQLKPQASPGPECPTHRELQKIIMDLAALQSPNSIARAVNNLAKMCSSGGKLDVAECAKSST; from the exons ATGGATCAGCTGGACTGCCTTCCGACCTGCAGGGGA GTCTACCAGGTGCTCGATCACAAGAAGCAGCTGTTTGCTGTGAAGTGCGTCGACGTCGAGGAGGCGGACGCTCAGACGATAGAAAGCTACAAGAATGAGATCGAACATCTGAACCGCTTGCAGCAGTACAGCGATCAAATCATCAAGCTCTACGACTA CGAAATAACCGACAGCTACATCTACATGCGGATGGAGTGTGGAAACTTGGATCTGAACACGTGGTTGAGGAACCGCAAGACGGTGAATCCTCTGGAGAGGAAGTTCTACTGGAAGAACATGCTGGAGGCCGTCCAGACCATCCACAAACACG GAATTGTCCACAGTGACTTGAAGCCCGCCAATTTCGTCATCGTGAACGCGTCGCTGAAGTTGATCGACTTTGGCATCGCCAACAGAATCCAGCCAGATGTTACGAGCATCATGAAGGATTCACAG GTTGGGACCTTGAACTACATGTCCCCCGAAGCCATCAAGGACACCTCGTCCCAGGCAGGAAAAGCCCGCTCGAAG ATCAGTCCCAAAGGTGACGTGTGGTCACTCGGTTGCATCCTGTACTGCATGACTTATGGGAAAACGCCATTCCAAAGGATCACCAATCAGATCGCCAAGCTGCACGCCATCATCGACACTTCTCACCAGATGGAATTCCCCGATATCGCGGAGAAGGATTTGCTGGATGTGTTGAAG AGGTGCTTAGTACGAAACCCCAGAGAGAGAATATCTATTGCAGAGCTGCTGGAGCATCAATACCTGCAGCTGAAACCACAAGCGTCACCTGGACCAG AATGTCCTACTCACCGTGAGCTCCAGAAGATCATCATGGACCTCGCCGCCCTCCAGTCTCCAAACAGCATCGCCCGAGCTGTGAAC AATTTGGCCAAGATGTGCAGCAGCGGCGGGAAGTTGGACGTTGCGGAGTGCGCCAAGTCGTCAACCTAG
- the sybu gene encoding LOW QUALITY PROTEIN: syntabulin (The sequence of the model RefSeq protein was modified relative to this genomic sequence to represent the inferred CDS: substituted 1 base at 1 genomic stop codon) gives MGPFQEYEEKKSPEKGSPRSRIPRLVLHPFRPKDKGSPASDSPLSEEEGKECDVSSDHSKRTISTNSFCSGSEQSATGSPTLPERKTKVKRVRLMAEPRSKRELRSAMKVRGSEADFSSSSSTGSLKTREGLAGVSTGKRAPPRSRGSHVRQLPVFKPPGSPTASRNAELCAPYSSPPRAASSTNSSSCHSSPTSRRAAQGRFHSCGDNHGIRPPNPEQYLTPLQQKEVAIRHLKTKLLESENTVHDREVEAEELKSQLGRMREDWIEEECHRVEAQLALKEARKEIKQLRQVVETMKSSLMEKDKGIHKYFVDINIQNRKLESLLQSMELAQSGASLQDDNNALDFLCDGLADCGKKMEDEGEGGMELGTQGAEAMADSGLLVNDEMANRADILEQVFMSTAVDFSHDCSGKSGPGVSAVLSSSXEEGRLIGDSAAPPPAPPNTMSATIILSSAVPTEDKGMQTETVSVSPDLQTVLLQLLKFHEAAAAPSASAGLPSVPNLPGSTAAGLPDSTGGVPAGPASPRSPDDSGLCCSEPAAESRRSMEELDFSVGEEEGAPPPLLRAGPGAVGKRYWSSSFLVDLVAVAAPVLPTVAWLYSRHGVDGSAPVSNIAALFRGCCIMGLHSLRLA, from the exons ATGGGACCGTTCCAAGAATATGAG GAAAAGAAGTCACCGGAGAAAGGAAGCCCCCGCAGCCGCATTCCCCGCTTGGTTCTCCATCCCTTCAGACCAAAAGACAAAGGGTCGCCCGCGTCGGACTCACCGctgtcggaggaggaggggaaggagtgtGACGTCAGCTCCGACCACTCCAAGAGGACCATAAGCACCAACAGCTTCTGCTCTG GCTCAGAGCAGAGTGCCACAGGCTCGCCGACACTCCCGGAGCGCAAGACCAAAGTGAAGAGGGTGAGGCTGATGGCCGAGCCGCGCAGCAAGAGGGAGCTGAGGTCGGCCATGAAAGTCAGAG GAAGTGAGGCCGActtcagctcctccagcagcacggGCAGCCTGAAGACCAGGGAGGGCCTCGCTGGTGTTTCAACTGGGAAGCGGGCTCCTCCACGCAG TCGCGGCTCCCACGTCAGACAGCTGCCAGTGTTTAAGCCGCCCGGGAGCCCCACAGCCAGCCGCAATGCGGAGCTCTGCGCCCCCTACAGTTCTCCACCCAGAGccgcctcctccaccaacaGCAGCAGCTGCCACTCCAGCCCCACCTCCAG AAGGGCAGCCCAGGGCCGCTTCCACTCCTGCGGGGACAACCACGGCATCAGACCCCCGAACCCCGAGCAGTATCTCACCCCTCTCCAGCAAAAGGAAGTGGCCATCAGACACCTGAAGACCAAACTGCTGGAGTCTGAGAACACCGTCcatgacag AGAGGTGGAGGCCGAGGAGCTCAAGTCCCAGCTCGGCAGGATGAGGGAAGACTGGATCGAAGAGGAGTGCCACCGGGTGGAGGCTCAGCTGGCCCTCAAAGAGGCTCGCAAGGAGATCAAGCAGCTCCGCCAGGTGGTGGAGACGAtgaagagcagcctgatggagaAGGACAAGGGAATCCATAAGTATTTCGTCGACATCAACATCCAGAACAGGAAGTTGGAGTCCCTGCTTCAGAGCATGGAGCTGGCCCAGAGCGGCGCCAGCCTCCAGGACGACAACAACGCCCTGGACTTCCTCTGCGACGGCCTGGCGGACTGCGGGAAGAAGATGGAGGACGAGGGCGAGGGCGGGATGGAGCTGGGAACGCAGGGGGCGGAGGCGATGGCCGACAGCGGCCTGCTGGTGAACGACGAGATGGCCAACAGGGCGGACATTTTGGAGCAGGTCTTCATGTCCACCGCGGTGGACTTCAGTCACGACTGCAGCGGCAAGTCCGGGCCCGGGGTGTCTGCGGTGCTGTCGTCGTCGTAGGAGGAGGGGCGGCTGATTGGCGACTCTGCTGCACCCCCGCCGGCTCCACCCAACACCATGTCCGCCACCATCATCCTCTCCAGCGCTGTCCCCACGGAGGACAAAGGGATGCAGACGGAGACCGTGTCCGTGTCTCCGGACCTGCAGACGgtgctcctccagctgctcaaGTTCcacgaggcggcggcggctccgtcGGCCTCCGCCGGCCTCCCGAGCGTCCCCAACCTGCCCGGCTCCACCGCTGCCGGTCTCCCCGACTCGACGGGCGGCGTGCCCGCCGGTCCCGCTTCCCCGCGGAGCCCCGACGACTCCGGCCTGTGCTGCTCGGAGCCCGCCGCGGAGAGCCGGCGGTCCATGGAGGAGCTGGACTTCAGCGtcggcgaggaggagggagctcctcctcctcttcttcgtgcGGGACCGGGCGCGGTCGGCAAGCGCTACTGGAGCAGCAGCTTCCtggtggacctggtggcggtggcGGCGCCCGTGCTGCCCACGGTGGCCTGGCTGTACTCGCGGCACGGCGTGGACGGCAGCGCGCCGGTGTCCAACATCGCGGCGCTCTTCAGGggctgttgcatcatgggattGCACTCTCTGCGTCTCGCGTAA